Part of the bacterium HR11 genome is shown below.
AGGTCGGCGGCAGATGCCAGTATGGCAGGGCCAGATGGAGGCCCAACAGGGTCATGAGGAGGAAGACGACGCCCCGAAGGGCGTCGATGACGATCTCGTCGAGCTTCCAGGTCGTGCGGGCGGCCCACCGGCGGAGGCGATTCAAGACGATCCGCTCGACGATGAGGCCCACCAGCAGGCCGCCGCCGATAAAGACGTAAGGCAGGAGGAAGGCTGGCACGCCGGGTCCCCCATCGTATGGAAGCCGTCGGGCAGTCGGAAACGAGCTTTCGCCCTCGCTGGCCGGCAGATGGGTTCTTACTCTACCACGACGCTGGGCTTCCTGTAAAATCGTCTTTCGTATTACCGCGCCTCCAGATACTCCCGGATCCGCTCCCCAAGCTGGTCCGGGATGGACACGACCCCGCTTTCGCGGGCGGAGCCGAGACGATACGGTCATGGGGTGGCTGAATCTGTACTCCCTGGGCGGGGCAGTCGTCTGTATCTTCTTGGCGTGGCTGACGTCGGTTCGCCGACGGGCGTTCCCCTGGCGGACGGTCCTGTGGAGCGGCGCCCTGCTGGTCGGGATGGCGGCCGTCGTGTTCTGGTGGCCGCCGTTTCGGCAAGTCCTGCTCTGGGTTAATCAGGCCGTCACGGTGCTGATCGCCGCCGCCGACGAGGGGGCCCGCTTCCTGTTCGGGCCGTTGGCCCTGTCGCCGCCGGCATCCGGGAGCATCGGCTTCATCATCGCCTTTCAGGTCCTGCCGGCCGTCGTGTTCTTCAGCGTCGTGACGGCGTTTCTGTACTACGTCGGGCTCCTCCCCCGGGTCGTCCGGTGGATGGCCCGGGCCGTCTATCGGAACCTCCGCCTGAGCGGGGCCGAGACGCTGGCCGCCGTCAGCAACATCTTCCTGGGTGTCGAATCGGCCCTGATGGTCCGCCCGTATTTAGAGCGGATGACTCGGTCCGAGCTTCTCTTGATCCTGACGTCGGGCCTGGCGACCATCGCCTCGACGGTCTTGGCCTTTTACGTCCGCCTGCTGGAGTCGGTCTTCCCCCTGATCGCCGGTCACCTGATTTCGGCCTCCTTTCTGAGCATCCCGGCGGCCATCCTCATCAGTAAAGTCCTGTACCCCGAGACGGAGACGCCGGAGACGATGGGCCGGGTCCCCGAAGTCGAGCGGGTCGTGCCGGCCGAGCACTGGATGGGGAGCATCATCTGGGGGGCCTGGGAGGGCGTGCGCCTGGGCGTCGGGATCGGCGCTTTGCTCATCGGGATGCTGGGCCTCGTCCGTCTGGTCGACCTCGGCCTCGGCGGGATCACGGGCTGGGTGACGGCTCACGTGACGGGCACCCGGCACGTCTGGACCCTCCGGGACCTGGCGACGGTGGTGGCCTATCCCCTGGGGCTCCTCTTGGGCCTCCGGCCGGACGAGTGGTCGGCGGCGGCCCAGTTGATCGGCGAGCGGTGGCTCCTGACGGAGGTCATCTCCTATCAGGACCTGGCGGCCTTGGTCCGAGAGGGCCGGGTCTCGCCCCGGGGCTTACTGGTTCTAAGCTACGCCCTGTGCGGATTCACCCACGTCGCCTCGGTCGCCATCTTCGTCGGCGGGACGGCGGCCCTGGCGCCCGCCCGCCGGGACGACCTGGCGGCCCTGAGCTGGCGGGCCCTCTGGGCGGCGACCCTGGCGACGGTCCTGACGGGTTGCATCGCCGGGGCCTTCTACTGGGGCCAGCCGGGCCTCATCCAGCCCCGATAGTCCCAGGCTGAGGTGCCGGTTGATCGGGGCGCCGGGTCGGGCTTAAAATGGAAAATGAAGTCAGGCGAGCGGGCGTAACTCAGGGGTAGAGTGCGAGCTTCCCAAGCTCGAAGTCGCGGGTTCAAATCCCGTCGCCCGCTCCATGGGTAGCTATAGTAGGTAGAACCAGTCTCATCAATCCGACGGGACCGGGATCGGACCCTCGATATCCGACCCCAGACCATGGACCCCCGGGGCCCAAGCCGGTCTATGGTCGGATTTATGAGATCGCTTGTAGGCATAGAGCCAAGGGCATGGGACCCAGCATAGGCTGGGCGTTTTGCCCTATGCACTTGGCTCTATGCCTTTTGTTATCTACCGACCTGCCGTCATTTTGTGGGGGAGGGTGAGCCCTATCTGCATGCTCGCCGGTCATGGAACCCTGCGAACCCCCAACACCCGGCACCGAATCCCCGGAAGATAGGTGGGGGCTATGGGGCTTTTCGAAAAGGAAAAGAAGGACGCCGGACGCTCGGTCGCGCCCGTCGTGGCGACGCCGCCGGCCGGCACCTCCGAGGTGGGTCTGAAGGGGTCGCCGACTCGTACGGTCATCAGTGCAAACGTTTCCATCCGAGGGGAAATCGACGCTTCGGACGACGTCGTCATCGAGGGCACGGTCGAGGGCCACGTCCAGAGCCGTCGGAGCGTGATCGTGGGACCCCAGGGCCGGGTCCACGCCGACATCCAGGCCCAGGTCATCGAAGTCCAGGGGCACGTCCAAGGCAACTTGAAGGCCTACGAGCGCCTTCGGCTGGGCGAGAACGCCCGGGTCGAGGGTGACATCCTGACCCGCCGGCTGACGGTCGAGGAGACGGCCTTCGTGAAAGGGCGCATCGAGATGCTGACCGAGACGCCGGAAGCTCGGGAGGTGGAGGCATCCCTCCAGGAGGCGCCATCCGGATGACGTCGGCCGGTCCGATCGTCGAAATCCGGGTCTTTGCCGTGCCCCCGTTTTACAAAAACGGCTATGTCGTCGCCTGTCCGATGTCCGGCGCGGCGGTCCTCGTCGACCCCGGGGATGAAGTCGACTCGCTGATTCAGGCCGTCGAGGCCGAGGGCTGGACGCTGGCGGCCGTCCTGATCACCCATGGTCACGTAGACCACATCAGCGGGGTCGGGCGCGTCCTCCAGCGCTGGGCCGTGCCCGTGTATCTCCATCGGGCCGACCTCTTTTTGTACGAAGCCCTGCCCGAACAGACCCGGTGGATCGGGCTCGACCTCACGTATGAGCCCGTCCCTCCGCCGGACCGGTTTTACGACCATGGGGATGAAATCCCCGTGGGCACGCTGACGGTCCGGGTCCATCACACGCCGGGCCACACGCCGGGTAGCGTATGCCTCCAGGTCGACTGTCACCTCTTCACGGGGGACACGCTGTTTGCCGGGACGGTCGGGCGGACCGACCTGCCGGGCGGGTCCTACGAGGCGCTCCTTCGGTCGATCATGACCCGCATCCTGCCCCTGGGAGACGACGTCGTGATCCACCCGGGCCACGGTCCCGAGTCGACCGTCGGGCGGGAGCGGCTGACGAATCCGTTCCTCCAGGTCCCCTACGTGATCCTGTAGTACGGCGTTCAGGAATCCCTGAAGCGCAGAGGCCGTCATGAGGCATTCGG
Proteins encoded:
- the gloC gene encoding Hydroxyacylglutathione hydrolase GloC; translated protein: MTSAGPIVEIRVFAVPPFYKNGYVVACPMSGAAVLVDPGDEVDSLIQAVEAEGWTLAAVLITHGHVDHISGVGRVLQRWAVPVYLHRADLFLYEALPEQTRWIGLDLTYEPVPPPDRFYDHGDEIPVGTLTVRVHHTPGHTPGSVCLQVDCHLFTGDTLFAGTVGRTDLPGGSYEALLRSIMTRILPLGDDVVIHPGHGPESTVGRERLTNPFLQVPYVIL
- the nupX gene encoding Putative nucleoside permease NupX, which encodes MGWLNLYSLGGAVVCIFLAWLTSVRRRAFPWRTVLWSGALLVGMAAVVFWWPPFRQVLLWVNQAVTVLIAAADEGARFLFGPLALSPPASGSIGFIIAFQVLPAVVFFSVVTAFLYYVGLLPRVVRWMARAVYRNLRLSGAETLAAVSNIFLGVESALMVRPYLERMTRSELLLILTSGLATIASTVLAFYVRLLESVFPLIAGHLISASFLSIPAAILISKVLYPETETPETMGRVPEVERVVPAEHWMGSIIWGAWEGVRLGVGIGALLIGMLGLVRLVDLGLGGITGWVTAHVTGTRHVWTLRDLATVVAYPLGLLLGLRPDEWSAAAQLIGERWLLTEVISYQDLAALVREGRVSPRGLLVLSYALCGFTHVASVAIFVGGTAALAPARRDDLAALSWRALWAATLATVLTGCIAGAFYWGQPGLIQPR